tatagtgtggggttccgggttgcattattattattattattattattattattattattattattattattattattattattattattattttattattattattattacaaaaatgaatGGAAGTAGCCCAAATCGAAAAAAGAGCCCAAGTCAAATCAAAAGTAGCCCAAAAAGTCGCAAGTAGCAGACTGTGAAATCTGGTCGCCCAACGGTGTAAACAGTAGCCCAATTTGTGATTTGTAGCCCAATCTGGCAGCCCTGCTGTCAAGTTGAAACACTGTTCTTTAAAGAAGCGTTTTCAAGATGCTTtacatttatctatatacatttttCCAGAGTGAGGTTTCCAACCTTAATTAATTCTGTTTAAATGAGACAATCTCTACCCAAGGAGTGAATTAAGACAGTGACCACCACAAGTTTTAACCAGAGCTCTGAAATCTGAAAGAAAGCTGTCCAACACCCCTCCGTCCTTTAGTTTCATCTACGTAAACCACCACAAATTCTTCACATTTTCCAATAACTTCTAGAAAAGCTCAAGAGaacttactaataataataataataataataataataataataataataataataataataataataataataataataataataataataataataataataataataacaactccagcattgtatctcaaatcaccaagcacccaaatggatgaccacaggaagaacatccttagtacaaaaagacaagagtaagggaaatatagccagtaactacaggcctatcacctgcctaccagtaatgtggaagttactaacaggtatcatcagtgaaaggctatacaactacctagaggagacaaacaccatcccccaccaacagaaaggctgcagaaggaagtgtaggggcacaaaagaccagctcctgatagacaaaatggtaatgaagaacagtaggagaaggaaaaccaacctaagcatggcatggatagactataagaaagccttcgacatgataccacacagatggctaatagaatgcctgaaaatatatggggcagaggaaaacaccatcagcttcctcaaaaatacaatgcgcaactggaatacaatacttacaagctctggaataagactagcagaggttaatatcaggagagggatcttccagggcgactcactgtccccactactcttcgtagtagccatgatttcccatgacaaaagtactactagaagatggatgccgggtaccaactcaagaaaagaggcaacagaatcaaccatctgatgttcatggacgacatcaagctgtatggtaagagcatcaaggaaatagataccctaatccagactgtaaggattgtatctggggacatcaggatggagtttggaatagaaaaatgcgccttagtcaacatacaaaaaggcaaagtaacgagaactgaagggataaagctaccagatgggagcaacatcaaacacatagatgagatgagacaggatacaaatacctgggaataatggaaggaggggatataaaacaccaagagatgaaggacacgatcaggaaagaatatatgcagagactcaaggcgatactcaagtcaaaactcaacgccggaaatatgataaaagccataaaccacatgggcagccatgccagtaatcagatacagcgcagtaatagtggaatggacgaaggcagaactccgcaccatagatcagaaaaccaggtaaactatgacaatacacaaagcactacacccaagagcaaatacggacagactatacataacacgaaaggaaggagggagaggactactaaacatagaggactgcgtcaacatcgagaacagagcactggggcaatatctgaaaccagtgaagacgagtggctaaagagtgcatgggaagaaggactaataaaagtagacgaagacccacaaatatacagagacaggagaatgacagacagaaaagaggactggcacaacaaaccaatgcaaggacaatacatgagacagactaaagaactagccagcgatgacacatggtaatggctacagaggggagagctaaagaaggaaactgaaggaatgataacagcggcacaagatcaggccctaagaaccagatatgttcaaagaacgatagacggaaataacatctctcccatatgtaggaagtgcaatacgaaaaatgaaaccataaaccacatagcaagtgaatgcccggcacttgcacagaaccagtacaaaaagaggcatgattcagtggcaaaagccctccactggagcctgtgcaagaaacatcagctaccttgcagtaataagtggtacgagcaccaacctgagggagtgatagaaaacgatcaggcaaagatcctctgggactatggtatcgggaacggatagggtgatacgtgcaaacagaccagacgtgacgttgattgacaaagtcagaagaaagtatcactcattgatgtcgcaataccatgggacaccacagttgaagagaaagagagggaaaaaatggataagtatcaagatctgaaaatagaaataagaaggatatgggatatgccagtggaaatcgtacccataatcataggagcactaggcacgatcccaagatccctgaaaaggaatctagaaaaactagaggctgaagtaactccaggactcatgcagagagtgtgatcctagaaacggcacacatagtaagaaaagtgatggaccctcctaaggaggcaggatggaaacccgcccggaccccacactataaataccacccagtcgaattggaggactgtgatagagcacacacacaaaaaaaaaaaaaaataataataataataataataataataataataataataataataataataataataataataatatcaggagagggatcttccagggcgactcactgtccccactactcttcgtagtggccatgattcccatgacaaaagtactacagaagatggatgatgggtaccaactcaagaaaagaggcaacagaatcaaccatctgatgttcatggacgacatcaagctgtatggtaagagcatcaaggaaatagataccctaatccagactgtaaggattgtatctggggacaacaggatggagtttggaatagaaaaatgcgccttagtcaacatacaaaaaggcaaagtaacgagaactgaagggataaagctaccagatgggagcaacatcaaacacatagatgagacaggatacaaatacctgggaataatggaaggaggggatataaaacaccaagagatgaaggacacgatcaggaaagaatatatgcagagactcaaggcgatactcaagtcaaaactcaacgccggaaatatgataaaagccataaacacatgggcagtgccagtaatcagatacagcgcaggaatagtggaatggacaaaggcagaactccgcaccatagatcagaaaaccaggaaacatatgacaatacacaaaacacaacacccaagagcaaatacggacagactatacataacacgaaaggaaggagggagaggactactaaacatagaggactgcgtcaacatcgagaacagagcactggggcaatatctgaaaaccagtgaagacgagtggctaaagagtgcatgggaagaaggactaataaaagtagacgaagacccacaaatatacagagacaggagaatgacagacagaaaagaggactggcacaacaaaccaatgcacggacaatacatgagacagactaaagaactagccagcgatgacacatggtaatggctacagaggggagagctaaagaaggaaactgaaggaatgataacagcggcacaagatcaggccctaagaaccagatatgttcaaagaacgatagacggaaataacatctctcccatatgtaggaagtgcaatacgaaaaatgaaaccataaaccacatagcaagtgaatgcccggcacttgcacagaaccagtacaaaaagaggcatgattcagtggcaaaagccctccactggagcctgtgcaagaaacatcagctaccttgcagtaataagtggtacgagcaccaacctgagggagtgatagaaaacgatcaggcaaagatcctctgggactatggtatcggaacggatagggtgatacgtgcaaacagaccagacgtgacgttgattgacaaagtcaagaagaaagtatcactcattgatgtcgcaataccatgggacaccacagttgaagagaaagagagggaaaaaatggataagtatcaagatctgaaaatagaaataagaaggatatgggatatgccagtggaaattgtatccataatcataggagcgctaggcacgatcccaagatccctgaaaaggaatctagaaaaactagaggctgaagtagctccaggactcatgcagaagagtgtgatcctagaaacggcacacatagtaagaaaagtgatggactcctaaggaggcaggatgcaacccggaaccccacactataaataccacccagtcgaattggaggactgtgatagagcaaaaaaaaaaataaataaataaattaaaaaaaaataataataataataataataatactgaagtgTGTTTATGAAGAGAGCAACCAGCACTTCGTTCGGTTGGAATCTGCttgaaattttcattaatataattatgtaatacaataaaatatggtcaaggaatatgcaaataatttatagatgttgatcgattttttttattaaggctaTAGTGGTAACtatgaaaatacacaaataagaaaatatgtaCGTTACatttaagattttaaataaaagaaaacgggcAAAAATCAGTTTCTAAAATCATTGGAGCCTATGATGAATTGTTAAGAGTTTGAAGCCTGGTACAAGTCTAATTACTAATATCAGTAGCAATAGCGTCGAAAGTCATGTAGCGTTGACTGTAGGGTTAGCCTAAAGGTCTGTCAGCACGCCATTATAAGCAAACACCACCGGAAGTATTTATCTCATCTGACGTACCTATACTTAGTAGCTTTTAAAACTCGTATACTGCACCTGCAAGCATCATGATTGGTTCTTGTCCCTTGCCATCATATCGCATATCCAGATGCGGCTTATATTTAGCGGTTTACACGAGTTTTTTGAGGAGGAATTGATATAAACACAATAGAAGCCAGGTTGCTTCTTATTGTCACTGAacaagaatgtaaacaaacaggAATTCGCGAAAAGGatctttcatttttgtacagtTCACTTAACACTCGTTCTTATTGGATTCAACACCTTTTattttatacctctctctctctctctctctctctctctctctctctctctctctctctctctctctctctctctctcgagcacaaAGACTTACATATACACAGGTGTATACATGTAAgtatttggttgtttttattttaggcaCCATGTTTCTACATTGCTAGCCATCGTTTTCTATTATTTAAACGTTATCCACAGAAAATGTAGACGTTGATGAAACAACAGTGGCTATGTAAACACCGTTGTACTCCCTCTTTCGTTGAAGGCTTTTGGCTGATAACTTATTACATTAACTGCGCATATTCTTAAACTAATTCAAGATTTTTAATCGCAATGAAAGCATGAACATAAAATGTAAAGTCCGATAAACGAATGTAAATTTCCATGCTAAGTGAAATTTTCATATCTGCACTTCCTGACAAGTATCTACAAACTGGTGGCAAAATAACAAACGATTTGACAGAAAATTTTGATGCCTTCTTATGAAAATATTAGTCATCATTTGAAAGAAAGCATCCAGATCAGAAATGATATAAAAGCTGGCTAGCTATTGTGAGTTATTTATGAAACTGTAAAATTAAATGAGGAAGAAATGTCCGCATAAATATTTAATTCGCAAGGGGAAACATGTATTCGAAGGAACACAAAGGAATGTGGAAAAAATATAGCCTACAATAGTTTATTACAGCTGTATGACGTTTATATAATCATTCACATAAttattaaacagaaaaataataattctggaTTGCAGCTACTTCACGCTACCACAATTTGAGGTTACTAAATGTCATAGTTAAATCAGTATTCCATAAGAGTAAGCTCCCCATGGGGTTAATGCtggcagtgcacctcacgtggtgcactgtaggcattacttaacgtttgTTTCAGCATCCCTTCGacctgcaaccccttccattcctttaactgtacttccgttcatatactttttcttttatcgcatactttccaccctctcctgttttatagtgcaactgccaggttttcatCCTGTTCCACCATTACAACCATTTTActcttaggtcccagcacttggcctacaTTGTATATCATACTCTATTCCATAAGTTTGCTGTTCACGAGATCCTACACATACTGAAAACTTAAACAGGTCGTAAGCACCCACCTTGTAGGTCAAATACGTCGTGACCTTTTCATTCGTGGCAGCTGTGTCCTTGCGAGTGCTGAAGATCCTCTCTTGGAGGTACTGAATGCGCTCCTCGAGAATGTCAGACTCGAGTTTCTGTCGCTCCTGGATCAAGGCTCCTTCTCTGCGTCTCTCCTCTTGAGCCTGAGATACAAAGGGGATTGTaaacaaaggagaagaagaagaaagtgaaggAAATTGGAAAAGATGTGAAACAGTCAAgaacttttttatgtatttggtgTTGCAATAAACACGTCTGTGACACTAACTAGTACCATCACTCAGGCAATAAGACCACttgataggctctctctctctctctctctctctctctctctctctctctctctctctctcctctcttctcctactctctctctctctctctctctctctctctcctctctctctgttgtcttgTCAGGCCAAGACAGGTAAATCAAGTGTGTTTAAAAGAAGATTAGCAAgaactggctctgtatcatgctCAATTATTGCTGCACTTCCTacgtgtggggtctgcggtggtaggttgaaaccaacattctttggaagctcgaattccaagtcaatgacccctgtgtgTTTGTAccacgtgaataggtttcaaCTATATCCTGGATACAAACACAGTACTTAAATCATTAATCTTTATAAGGAAATGAAACAGTATTTGCAGCATCTTACCCGGAGATCAGGCTCATGAGTGAGAATGTTGGCCACAAGAGTTGCATATCTGTGATGAGCTTTCCTCCTCTGCTTGTGTATGGTGGCCAGAGAGGCCGTGTAAGCGGCGTGGTGTGAGGCTGCAGGATCCCCCTCACCGCCGCTGTCGAAGACTCGACCGAGGCTCTCCACTCGACCACCACCGACTTCACAGGTTTGCCTGCGAAGAAGAAGACAAATAAGAACACActgggaagaagaggaaattaattagaacacccatatatatatatatatatatatatatatattatataatatatagatatacctatatatatatatatgggtgtgtgtgcgtgtgtacacacACTTCATCTAAGGCTCATGTTGTGGAGATTCAtcaaagctcttcatcaaaacTCTGAGAGTTGAATATGGAATATGGCAGTGAACGTTGCGTTAACTTTTCTTGAAAATCACCCCTAGCTAATACGACAGGCTTAACATTGAAAAAGCTAAATACacatatttctataaataatttATACCTAGTCTGTCAggttgtttttgtttaaaaatttatctccACTGCTTGCTCTCTCAAGTAGGCCTAGTCTTCGTTGGTTGTGCAATACAAGTAAAAATCAAAGGAACATTTCTTGTTTATCTCATTTCTTATGTTTTTCTCTCTGAGTTTTCACCCATTGTTTTAATGTTAAAATCCATTTAACCAGAAATAATGTCTAAACGTGATGAATCTGAGATGTAAAATGTTGGTGTCTTTATGCCGTCAGCCTACAACCAATCTTTCAGACCTGATGTTTACGTTAGACCACCACCTACACATGGCAAATGAAAAAGGGTGGACATAAATCGAATACAATTCCAGGGATAACTTATTTCTCTTTGCTTGCTTCTACATGTTTTAAATTTTGATGTTTATAGAGACAATACTATTTGGCTTAGCCACGGCCTATCGCAACTACTGCTAATTGCTGAACAATACATACTCGATAATTGCATTGTCGACGGGCGTTTTTTTGGCGACGGCATCGTCATATACCCTTGTATAAAAAGTTTCCGTCTCCTTTTGGTCTCCTGTCCCATGATTTTTCGGCTTTAAATCCATTTATCCTCTAAGAAAAAGCCTCTTCGAATGTTTTCACCACTGTAACTTTCGCCGGGAAAGCGTCagtggttgccatggcaacgccgAACTCAAGAATGGCAttatgggagtgacgtcacatcGTTGTTCCGTCATGGCGGCCATGACCGTGTTATCAAAGAGGGCCCTTTCTTTGAGTTCGGCTGTCCACCAAGCCGTGCAAGCCAGGTACGGCTAGATATTAACCCGATTAATTTTCGCGAGAGTTGGGGAGACGTTATTTCGTGCGAGAGATGTGCAATGGCGGCGTAAATTCGCGTTGAAGATTGTGTTTGTGTCGGCCTTTCCCCAATCAGCTGTTTGGTTGTCGTCTGCTTGGTGGACGTCCTTCGAATATAAACAATAGTTTTCCTCTCCTTGAGGTCAACGTCAAGGTCAAGATTTTGGAGACGCGGTTTCCCCGCTAAATGTGGACTATAAAACTCAGATTCAATATGCTTATTTACTGTCTACAGATGTTTGGAGATTTAGTGACGGGTAATGGGCAGAAACTGATCTTACTGACACGTGTCGTGTCATGGAGCAAAGCTTATCGGGGATCAAaatgtaggctaggctagtctTTATTAAGCCCTTTTTTAACCCACTGTGGTCTTAATGGTTTACTATATTTAGGATTATGGACAGGTAATCGCTAGACCAATGTATAACCAGACCTCAAGTAACATTCTGGAGGTCTGTCGATTCCGTTTACTCTGGAAAATGGTTAGCCTACTACCCGGTATGTTAGACGGGTTAGGGTAGATTATACGCTTCTTAATGCTTATTATTATCAAGGATTaatttttccagacctctgagcttaACCAcggctcttctcaggctggttttCTTCTCAATGCTATGTAACATAGTTACTCCAATCGTTCAAAGGTATCTTAAAATGCTAGGTTTTAACTTCCCCATAGATGGgtagtgccctcagtgcacctcGGGCATtagttcaggttctttgcagctttcctttggtccctagctgcaacctcttttgttcctttaactgcacctcctttcatattctcttacttccatcttacttgccaTCCTCTTCTaacattgattcatagtgcaactgcaaggttttcctccagttacacctatgaaagcttttactgtcaatttccgtttcagcgccgaatgacctcgtaaGGTCCTAGTGtgtggccttcggcctaaattctacattcaattcaattcaattcagggTTGATACTCTTTAAGATTGTACTGACTGTCATTTATGACAAATAGTAGACATTTAAATGGAAGGATGCAtttttaatagattatataaatcTTCAATTGAGGCTATCAAAGGCCAGGATATATGAGCCTgattaaaggtttatatatacatatatcatcatataGCTTTTAGgcttttgtatacaattataattTTCCTGCTGTTTTAACATTTTCAGGCAGAAACCAATAATATACGATAGCCCATCAGTCAAGAATAGACTAGCCTATACCCCAAAGCTAAGCTAGCTGTaaataatgtttgttttattttataattgtatcttagacaattttattttataattaatcttATCTTGGGTAAGTGGTGAAAGAATTTGTTTCCCATGACTTTACTTCtgccttcagaaaaagtactctGGATATTGCCTGGTTTGTGGGAttgaattgttttgtttttatgaccCATGCTGTCAGTGTAAGAATATCCTAATAAGAATAGTTTAATTTTCTTGGGTGATACTGTATGTAGCCTGGTGGTGGTACTGATTCTATAGTTATAATTTTTGGCAAAATCAGCTTTGATTTTTTCCAGCTGCTTATactgtgacctttttttttttctcatcaataTTCAAACAGACAAACCACTTGCTATGTATTTTCCCATGGCCATAGTATTTGATAACATAAGGGAACTCTGGAAAGCCAAAAAATTTgcgttatgaaaaaaaataaagcctaAACGCCAACATCAGTGGTGGGATACATTTAATACATAAAAGAAGTAGGGGCATCTTCGATGCTCGGAAACatagtcatttatatttttcttattgttccTATTGCCAAAAGGTAAGTGCTTGGTCACGGCAGGTGAATGAGGGTATTCTTCCACTCGCTCCTTTTAATTACAAGGTAGCTGAACAGATTCCAGCTTCCTCTTATATAAAAGGTTGTGGTCTGTATACTTAGGGAAAATACATATTACTctatttcctcctttttttcaacAATGGTCTTTAGCTTAAGgtcattttctttgttgttacAAAAGTAGAAATGGATACCTGAGATGGACCTTTGCAGCCTCTCTTTCTGTAAAGATGAATGTTTGAGgacatgaatttttattattgcaagttgcttttatatttttaccaggagtttttttattagctatttcatttctctatattttcAGATGGATATCTACAACAGTATGCATTCCACAGAAGGAAAACTGGCTAAACAAATTACTTGTACGAAAAATAGAGCCAACAAAGGAATCCCATAGTAGGATGTTATCTGATAAAGAAGTTATTTATGAATTACAAACACACAATCTCAAACCAGGATGTGCAGATACTTACCTTAAAAACTAGTAAGTTTCTAAGAAAATTTTTGGTAGTTGTAATAAGAAAGTTACTACTTTGTTTATTCACAAATATACGTACGTACTTGGTTTCCAAATTGAAGAATTGCTCCACAGTTTTGCCTGAAATTTCTTGATAAAGGATGCTGACCTAATGATTTCCTTGTATGTAAATTATACCAGTAAATGTAATCAATTTTGTCTTTCCCCAGTGAAGAATATGCTAAAGGAATTAAGGACAAATCGATGAACCTAGAACTCCAAGGGTCATGGACTGTGTGTGTTGGTGACCAGGACCAGTGTGTTCACTTGTGGAAGTATGCTGGAGGTTATGGAAATATTGATAAAGCACATAACACTTTTAAGACTGATTCTGTAAGTtggttaaattttatattttttgttccttttccttGTTTATGCACTACATTTTGATAAATCCACTGTCATATTCCTAGATTCTTATAGGGCTCGTAGGAAGAATTTGCTTTAAAATCAGGTTGGAGATAAACGGTTAGGTAGGATggaatcattttttattatatataattca
The Macrobrachium nipponense isolate FS-2020 chromosome 45, ASM1510439v2, whole genome shotgun sequence genome window above contains:
- the LOC135214260 gene encoding protein NipSnap-like isoform X2, producing MGVTSHRCSVMAAMTVLSKRALSLSSAVHQAVQARWISTTVCIPQKENWLNKLLVRKIEPTKESHSRMLSDKEVIYELQTHNLKPGCADTYLKNYEEYAKGIKDKSMNLELQGSWTVCVGDQDQCVHLWKYAGGYGNIDKAHNTFKTDSDLSALIKDRNQYLRQRSNQFLLPFSFWPPVTPREGGNIYEIRSYFLKPGTMIEWGNNWARAIHFRQANNEAFGGFFSQVGRLYNVHHIWCYDSFEGRKEARENAWRHPGWDEVVAYTVPLIDEMHARVLVPNSFSPAQ
- the LOC135214260 gene encoding protein NipSnap-like isoform X1, whose protein sequence is MGVTSHRCSVMAAMTVLSKRALSLSSAVHQAVQARWISTTVCIPQKENWLNKLLVRKIEPTKESHSRMLSDKEVIYELQTHNLKPGCADTYLKNYEEYAKGIKDKSMNLELQGSWTVCVGDQDQCVHLWKYAGGYGNIDKAHNTFKTDSDLSALIKDRNQYLRQRSNQFLLPFSFWPPVTPREGGNIYEIRSYFLKPGTMIEWGNNWARAIHFRQANNEAFGGFFSQVGRLYNVHHIWCYKSMADRKENRESAWRKPGWDEVVAYTVPLIEEYYSRILLPNSFSPTK